A window of the Penaeus monodon isolate SGIC_2016 chromosome 38, NSTDA_Pmon_1, whole genome shotgun sequence genome harbors these coding sequences:
- the LOC119596747 gene encoding uncharacterized protein LOC119596747 produces MKRFKEIQSSFFFKGFLFILLVAPLGFFFTPEALPRMPQLSYGKTALDFGGDFLFSEQEPLPWWDGGDCRCHGNTCLPKQVRNLSWEDAGGACGRRAWLAGGGQKVISFALFGNNSQYWSAFGKNLNATRVMYPDWVVWLYTNPRAGKWSLCPLPA; encoded by the exons ATGAAACGGTTCAAGGAG aTACAGAGTTCCTTCTTCTTCAAGGGATTTCTGTTCATCCTACTGGTCGCTCCTTTAGGATTCTTCTTCACCCCGGAAGCGTTGCCTAGAATGCCTCAGTTGTCCTACGGGAAAACGGCTCTTGACTTTGGTGGAGACTTTCTGTTCAGTGAGCAG GAACCGTTGCCTTGGTGGGACGGAGGCGACTGCCGTTGCCATGGCAACACTTGCCTTCCTAAGCAGGTTCGTAACCTTTCGTGGGAGGACGCGGGCGGCGCCTGCGGCCGGAGGGCGTGGTTGGCAGGCGGAGGGCAGAAGGTGATTAGTTTCGCGCTGTTTGGGAATAATTCGCAGTACTGGAGCGCGTTTGGGAAGAACCTCAACGCG aCAAGAGTCATGTACCCTGACTGGGTCGTGTGGCTTTACACTAATCCTCGCGCCGGAAAATGGTCCCTCTGCCCACTTCCTGCGTGA